The following proteins are co-located in the Chloroflexota bacterium genome:
- a CDS encoding Tm-1-like ATP-binding domain-containing protein: protein MKMTVLIATLDTKGPEAQYLKRLLQGLGLQVMVMDTGVMGEPLFEAEISRGQVASAGGREIEELVRLADRGEAMRVMMAGAACLAKELHAAGRLQAIVALGGSGGTAIGTAAMRSLPFGIPKVMLSTAASGNTRQYVDTKDITMIYSVADIMGLNCLTKIALANAAGATYGMIKAQEMYGQGIAEESQQESPLIGLSAAGTTTPAAMKCKHLLETRGYTSIVFHATTGVGGRAMEERASEGFLAGILDLTTTELADEVAGGVGAPGSERLVIAGQTGIPQVIAPGGLDFVNLGPKEMVPPRYRTRNLRFHSPVSVLMRTNVEENRNLGKMIAKRLSRTKGPTAVILPLKGFSAYDIEQGVFYDPTADMAFIQSLKGGLPKHIKVVEVNCHINDDTFAQAAVDVLCEMIGKQVSGGT from the coding sequence ATGAAAATGACCGTCCTTATAGCTACCTTGGATACTAAAGGTCCAGAGGCCCAATACCTTAAGAGGCTATTACAGGGTCTGGGGTTACAGGTGATGGTTATGGATACCGGTGTCATGGGCGAGCCCCTATTTGAAGCGGAGATATCTCGGGGTCAAGTGGCCAGTGCTGGTGGAAGAGAGATCGAGGAGCTCGTCCGGCTGGCTGACCGAGGCGAGGCCATGCGGGTCATGATGGCCGGCGCGGCTTGCCTGGCCAAGGAGCTGCACGCTGCGGGCCGGCTCCAGGCCATCGTTGCCCTGGGCGGCTCTGGCGGCACAGCCATCGGGACAGCCGCAATGAGGTCCCTTCCCTTCGGCATTCCCAAGGTGATGCTCTCGACAGCTGCCTCTGGTAACACACGCCAATATGTGGATACTAAGGATATAACTATGATCTATTCCGTAGCCGACATAATGGGGCTTAACTGTCTAACTAAGATAGCCCTGGCCAACGCCGCTGGCGCAACGTACGGAATGATCAAGGCTCAGGAGATGTATGGACAAGGGATCGCTGAAGAGAGTCAACAGGAGAGTCCACTGATTGGCTTAAGCGCTGCTGGTACCACGACGCCTGCCGCCATGAAATGCAAACACCTTCTGGAAACGAGAGGATATACCTCTATCGTTTTCCATGCCACTACCGGCGTGGGTGGCCGCGCTATGGAGGAGAGGGCCAGCGAAGGATTCCTGGCCGGAATTCTGGACCTGACCACCACAGAGTTGGCCGACGAAGTCGCCGGTGGCGTCGGCGCCCCCGGGTCAGAGCGACTGGTGATAGCTGGTCAAACAGGTATTCCACAGGTTATAGCTCCTGGAGGACTGGACTTCGTCAACCTTGGACCAAAAGAGATGGTACCGCCCCGGTACCGCACTAGAAATCTTCGCTTCCATTCCCCTGTCTCCGTCCTTATGCGGACCAATGTAGAGGAAAATAGAAATTTGGGGAAGATGATAGCCAAAAGGTTGAGCCGTACCAAAGGGCCAACGGCGGTGATCCTCCCTTTGAAAGGCTTTTCCGCCTATGATATAGAACAAGGGGTCTTTTATGATCCAACAGCGGACATGGCCTTCATTCAATCCCTGAAGGGGGGCTTGCCAAAACATATAAAGGTAGTAGAGGTCAATTGTCACATCAACGATGACACATTCGCTCAGGCAGCCGTGGATGTCCTTTGCGAGATGATAGGAAAACAGGTTTCAGGAGGCACCTAA